A window of Choristoneura fumiferana chromosome 8, NRCan_CFum_1, whole genome shotgun sequence contains these coding sequences:
- the LOC141430080 gene encoding nucleolar protein 11, which yields MAKLHSYYVLCPLIDQKSFLGVAHDKEEETVIVTLGRNVVNKYRLSDQKQTGGWTSKDHITAPVIYDKSNSCYVGVFNNNTIKMWKEDSDNLDKVKKYKFQIPILKVLSNHIVFANGNCAALTYAIENRKSYDSKASIKDTEEIVAAESNKSEICFIIKSESSYDIVHCPLRVELGDLDKSKMNRVKVTRPEDVYVVGHLIHMAEKDVYILWSDSKMVVYNLPRKTWNTVGTIPWISTTDSVSLMWMNYGHIVAFGSNLERDGAIIVAYNINLGIGSCRYPMKMYSKDAKLFCFDNRIVLEASNHVGILPYVVELKRNLSSLLGSHEIAKDDHMEIADWGSMTTPQFQVTEDVEQLIKQGLSERTICFQVISDILENKSSTDSESILSTLKQFKDVPETVILLLINHVFKTVDTDFDITDNAEIANAVSSFASEFKLLEYLFGLTFSDALLIPHLQSGMPLNDALFLMAYISYLLIGTEKDLDVEENRLLDWCALLMDAFYQQYLMTKDDKVTIVLQKMLEVLVNLINQLGIVDNTIALMHKVLYTKPSDDNEEVLPYTIELMEI from the exons ATGGCTAAATTGCACAGTTATTACGTACTGTGCCCTCTAATTGATCAGAAGAGTTTCCTTGGAGTAGCGCACGATAAGGAAGAAGAAACTGTTATTGTTACATTGGGCCGAAATGTGGTCAATAAATACaga ctttCAGACCAAAAGCAGACTGGAGGATGGACGTCTAAGGACCACATAACAGCGCCGGTCATTTACGACAAAAGTAACTCTTGTTATGTTGGCGTATTTAACAACAACACCATAAAAATGTGGAAAGAAGATTCAGATAATTtggataaagtaaaaaaatacaag TTCCAAATACCCATATTGAAAGTTCTCTCAAACCACATAGTATTTGCAAATGGAAACTGTGCAGCTTTGACGTATGCCATAGAAAACCGGAAATCATATGACAGTAAAGCTTCCATAAAGGACACTGAAGAAATAGTAGCTGCAGAAAGCAATAAGTCAGAAATCTGCTTCATCATAAAGAGTGAATCAAGTTATGATATCGTACACTGTCCACTTAGGGTTGAATTGGGAGACCTTGATAAATCCAAAATGAACAGAGTCAAGGTGACGAGACCTGAGGATGTGTACGTTGTTGGGCACCTTATACACATGGCTGAGAAAGATGTCTATATCTTGT GGAGTGACTCAAAAATGGTTGTATATAACCTGCCAAGAAAAACATGGAACACAGTAGGCACCATTCCTTGGATATCTACAACAGACAGCGTCTCTCTCATGTGGATGAACTACGGCCACATTGTAGCTTTCGGGAGCAACTTGGAGCGAGACGGTGCCATAATTGTGGCTTATAACATCAACCTTGGTATTGGCTCTTGCCGGTATCCAATGAAAATGTACTCTAAAGATGCTAAACTATTCTGCTTTGATAACCGTATTGTCTTAGAAGCTTCCAACCATGTTGGTATATTACCATATGTTGTTGAATTGAAACGGAATTTATCGAGTCTGCTTGGCTCTCATGAAATAGCTAAAGATGATCACATGGAGATTGCAGACTGGGGCTCAATGACTACACCCCAGTTCCAAGTCACTGAAGATGTAGAACAACTTATAAAACAGGGATTATCTGAAAGAACCATTTGCTTCCAAGTAATATCAGATATTCTGGAGAACAAATCAAGCACAGATTCTGAAAGTATTTTGAGCACTTTAAAACAGTTTAAAGATGTGCCAGAAACAGTGATACTGTTGTTAATAAATCATGTATTTAAAACTGTGGATACAGATTTCGATATTACCGACAATGCTGAGATAGCAAATGCTGTTTCTTCCTTTGCATCTGAATTCAAACTTCTAGAGTATCTCTTTGGGTTAACATTTAGTGATGCATTGTTAATACCTCATTTGCAGAGTGGCATGCCACTAAATGATGCTCTATTCCTCATGGCATACATTTCTTACCTGCTTATAGGTACTGAGAAAGATTTAGATGTTGAAGAAAACAGATTGCTGGACTGGTGTGCACTGTTAATGGATGCATTCTACCAACAATATTTGATGACAAAAGATGACAAGGTGACTATAGTGCTTCAAAAAATGCTAGAAGTTTTAGTAAATCTAATTAACCAGCTGGGAATTGTGGACAACACAATTGCTTTAATGCATAAGGTCCTCTATACCAAACCCAGTGATGATAATGAAGAGGTATTGCCATATACTATTGAATTGatggaaatataa
- the Fdh gene encoding alcohol dehydrogenase class-3 Fdh, producing the protein MSTAGKVIKCQAAVAWEAGKPLSIEEIEVDPPRAGEVRVKITATGVCHTDSYTLSGKDPEGVFPVILGHEGGGIVESVGEGVTTFKAGDHVVPLYVPQCNECKFCLNPKTNLCQKVRVTQGQGFMPDGTRRFRCKGKELYHFMGCSTFSEYTVVAEISLCKVAENAALDKVCLLGCGIPTGYGAALNTAKVEAGSNCAIFGLGAVGLAVALGCKAAGAKRIIGVDINPDKYEVAKKFGVNEFVNPKDYDKPIQQVLVDLTDGGLDYTFECIGNVNTMRAALEACHKGWGVSVIIGVAAAGEEIATRPFQLVTGRTWKGTAFGGYKSRDSVPKLVDEYLSNKLPIDQFVTHNVPLKEINEAFHLMHTGKSIRAVVHF; encoded by the coding sequence ATGTCGACAGCTGGGAAAGTCATCAAGTGCCAAGCGGCGGTCGCCTGGGAGGCAGGCAAGCCCCTATCTATTGAAGAGATCGAAGTAGATCCTCCTAGAGCGGGCGAAGTTCGTGTTAAAATCACCGCGACCGGCGTGTGCCACACGGACTCCTACACTTTGTCAGGAAAAGACCCCGAAGGAGTATTCCCGGTGATTTTGGGGCACGAGGGAGGTGGTATAGTGGAGAGCGTCGGCGAGGGCGTCACTACTTTCAAGGCTGGCGACCACGTCGTCCCCTTGTACGTACCGCAGTGCAATGAATGCAAGTTCTGCCTCAATCCCAAAACTAACCTCTGCCAGAAAGTCCGCGTGACGCAGGGTCAGGGCTTCATGCCCGACGGCACCCGCCGCTTCCGCTGCAAAGGGAAAGAGCTGTACCACTTCATGGGATGTTCAACGTTCAGCGAATACACGGTTGTTGCAGAAATTTCTCTATGCAAAGTCGCGGAGAACGCCGCGTTGGACAAAGTCTGTTTGCTCGGCTGTGGCATCCCTACCGGGTACGGCGCGGCTCTGAACACTGCCAAGGTTGAAGCGGGCTCGAACTGTGCTATCTTCGGTCTTGGTGCTGTGGGTTTGGCAGTTGCTCTTGGGTGCAAAGCAGCTGGAGCAAAGCGCATCATCGGTGTAGACATCAACCCTGACAAGTATGAGGTGGCTAAGAAATTCGGCGTCAACGAGTTCGTCAACCCTAAGGACTATGATAAACCTATCCAGCAGGTTCTGGTTGACTTAACTGATGGTGGACTGGATTACACTTTTGAGTGCATTGGTAATGTGAATACCATGCGGGCAGCATTGGAAGCCTGTCACAAAGGTTGGGGTGTTTCAGTGATCATTGGTGTTGCTGCAGCTGGGGAAGAGATCGCCACTCGCCCCTTCCAGCTTGTAACGGGCCGTACATGGAAAGGAACGGCTTTCGGTGGCTATAAGAGCCGTGACAGTGTCCCAAAACTTGTTGACGAGTACCTTAGCAACAAGTTGCCTATTGACCAATTTGTTACGCACAACGTCCCCCTCAAAGAGATCAATGAAGCCTTCCACTTGATGCACACAGGCAAATCCATTCGGGCCGTTGTCCACTTCTAA